A region from the Kribbella shirazensis genome encodes:
- a CDS encoding EamA family transporter, whose protein sequence is MENTARWALVTAIAPIAWGTNYFVTHEYLPAGHPLYGAVFRALPAGLLLLALARRLPRGVWWWRSVLLGICNMGAFFALIYLASQLLPVSLASTIMSAAPFTMALFGWALLAERPTVLVLSGATAGIAGVVLLLGAGTTAVDLRGVAASVAALIMSSCGYVLAKKWGRADGPIATTSWQLVAGGLILIPFAVIVEGAPPHLDLQAIGGFAYVGLVATALAFTAWFAGLRRLSAATVGLIGLLNPVTGVLLGVLVSGEVLTLRQVLGLGLVLFGITLSRPGRGSRVERRQEEAPKVYR, encoded by the coding sequence ATGGAAAATACCGCCCGGTGGGCGCTGGTCACCGCGATCGCGCCGATCGCCTGGGGCACGAACTACTTCGTCACCCACGAGTACCTGCCCGCCGGACATCCGCTGTACGGCGCGGTGTTCCGCGCGCTGCCCGCCGGTCTCCTGCTGCTCGCCTTGGCCCGTCGGCTCCCCCGCGGCGTCTGGTGGTGGCGCTCCGTCCTGCTCGGGATCTGCAACATGGGCGCGTTCTTCGCGCTGATCTACCTCGCGTCCCAGCTCCTCCCGGTCAGCCTGGCGTCGACGATCATGTCCGCGGCGCCGTTCACGATGGCGCTGTTCGGCTGGGCCCTGCTCGCGGAGCGCCCGACCGTCCTCGTCCTCAGCGGAGCGACGGCCGGGATCGCGGGCGTCGTACTGCTCCTCGGCGCCGGCACGACCGCCGTCGACCTGCGCGGCGTCGCCGCCTCCGTCGCCGCCCTGATCATGTCGTCGTGCGGCTACGTCCTCGCGAAGAAATGGGGACGGGCCGACGGGCCGATCGCGACGACCTCGTGGCAGCTGGTCGCGGGCGGCCTGATCCTGATCCCGTTCGCCGTGATCGTCGAAGGCGCCCCGCCACACCTCGACCTGCAGGCCATCGGCGGTTTCGCGTACGTCGGACTGGTCGCGACCGCCCTCGCGTTCACGGCCTGGTTCGCGGGCCTGCGCCGACTGAGCGCCGCGACGGTCGGCCTGATCGGGCTGCTCAACCCGGTGACCGGCGTACTGCTCGGCGTCCTGGTGTCGGGCGAGGTGCTCACCCTGCGACAGGTGCTCGGGCTGGGGCTCGTCCTGTTCGGGATCACGCTGAGCCGTCCAGGTCGCGGATCGCGGGTTGAGCGCCGACAGGAGGAGGCCCCTAAGGTTTATCGATGA
- a CDS encoding LacI family DNA-binding transcriptional regulator: MVTIADVARHAGVATSTVSYVLSGKRTISPDTRERVQRSVRALGYRPNASARALASQRSNVLALVIPLRTGMHVPVMMQFATAVVTTARRFDHDVLLLTADEGPDGLERVVQSSLVDALVVMDVELHDERVPVLRELPMPSVLIGYPEEADGLTCVDLDFVAAGALCVDHLADLGHRSLALLGTPSAVYERQTGFAQRTLTGFAEAAVRRGVLGVETPCEHTFDAILHTVEQLLRDHPDLTGLVVQNEPIIGPLLDVLRRLGRRVPEDMSLVAICADDVAERQVPQLSSVTIPAERIGEQAVESLITKLAGGSVPDLALLPPALTARGSSAPHADRTTA; the protein is encoded by the coding sequence ATGGTCACGATCGCCGACGTCGCGCGGCATGCCGGTGTCGCGACCAGCACGGTGTCCTACGTGCTCAGCGGCAAGCGGACGATCTCGCCCGACACCCGTGAGCGCGTGCAGCGCAGTGTCCGCGCGCTGGGGTACCGGCCGAACGCGAGCGCCCGCGCACTGGCCAGCCAGCGGTCGAACGTGCTGGCGCTGGTGATCCCGCTCCGTACCGGCATGCACGTCCCGGTGATGATGCAGTTCGCGACCGCGGTCGTCACCACGGCCCGCCGGTTCGACCACGACGTACTGCTGCTGACCGCGGACGAAGGGCCCGACGGGCTGGAGCGGGTCGTGCAGAGCTCGCTGGTGGACGCGCTCGTGGTGATGGACGTCGAGCTGCACGACGAGCGCGTCCCGGTCCTGCGGGAGCTGCCGATGCCGTCGGTGCTGATCGGGTATCCGGAGGAAGCCGACGGGCTGACCTGTGTCGACCTGGACTTCGTCGCCGCGGGCGCACTGTGCGTCGACCATCTGGCCGACCTCGGCCATCGCTCACTCGCCCTGCTCGGTACGCCGTCCGCGGTGTACGAGCGCCAGACCGGGTTCGCGCAGCGCACACTGACCGGGTTCGCCGAGGCCGCCGTGCGGCGCGGAGTACTCGGGGTCGAGACGCCCTGCGAGCACACGTTCGACGCGATCCTGCACACGGTCGAGCAGTTGCTGCGTGACCACCCGGACCTCACCGGACTCGTCGTGCAGAACGAGCCGATCATCGGCCCGCTCCTCGACGTACTGCGCCGGCTCGGCCGCCGGGTGCCCGAGGACATGTCCCTGGTGGCGATCTGCGCGGACGACGTCGCCGAACGGCAGGTGCCGCAGCTGTCGTCGGTGACCATCCCGGCCGAGCGGATCGGTGAGCAGGCCGTCGAATCGCTCATCACCAAGCTCGCCGGGGGCTCTGTTCCCGACCTGGCACTGCTACCGCCCGCCTTGACCGCGCGCGGCAGCAGCGCCCCTCACGCCGACCGCACCACCGCATAA
- a CDS encoding MarR family transcriptional regulator produces the protein MDHVARIQAEWRAERPDVDTSPQGVIGRLHRIANQLTGELTLLYAKYGLTEGEFDVLAALRRAGAPYERAPGEIALHTMVTTGAVTKRVDRLEAAGLVRRRRSDADGRGRVVRLTPAGRRLIDKAFTAHMANEQRLLGVLTPEESAQLEKLLTTWLGHLEPPESAAT, from the coding sequence GTGGACCACGTGGCAAGGATCCAGGCGGAATGGCGGGCCGAGCGGCCGGATGTCGACACCTCCCCGCAGGGCGTGATCGGCCGGCTGCACCGGATCGCGAACCAGCTCACCGGTGAGCTGACGCTGCTGTACGCGAAGTACGGGCTGACCGAGGGGGAGTTCGACGTGCTCGCGGCGCTGCGCCGGGCGGGAGCGCCGTACGAGCGGGCGCCGGGGGAGATCGCTCTCCACACGATGGTGACCACCGGGGCGGTGACCAAGCGGGTCGACCGGCTCGAGGCGGCCGGTCTGGTCCGGCGCCGGCGCAGCGACGCCGACGGGCGCGGGCGGGTGGTCAGGCTGACGCCGGCCGGGCGGCGGCTGATCGACAAGGCGTTCACCGCCCACATGGCCAACGAGCAACGGTTACTCGGAGTCCTGACTCCGGAAGAGTCGGCGCAACTCGAGAAACTGCTCACCACCTGGCTCGGCCACCTGGAGCCTCCGGAATCCGCCGCGACCTAG
- a CDS encoding extracellular solute-binding protein: MTGPESGGTSRRTFISLLGAGAAAAAGGVTLTGCSDGGSGSSTTGRAETEDKLSGLLPKYIEYESVKPDLPGENGASPGFSRYPGELKRAVPDTMVPSGKEVSAMTPLWSPMPPGLGKNSYFDANNERIGAPVRFNILNGNDYGDKLGPILAAGNVPELLCIPGWNIASLTRFGQAADKLFEDLTPYLAGDKASAYPMLANLPTRAWAYGVWNNQLKAVPFPSDGFPWMLMYRKDLFDQFGAEPPKNSGELLALGKQLTDAKAGRWAFGGVSDEMIRMFGAPAGWRKESDGKLVHKIETPEFAEAVAFVRQLFQSGYVHPEVVANAAADENALFEGGKLLIRQNGLGGWAESLQRQQSVNPKYNPQPVMPFAHDGGTPITWGGEPAGIFTFVKKGLGEARVKELLGVLNYTAAPFGTEEYQLYNYGLEGKHYTRQPSGAPKLTALGQKEVSQTYIFLGGRPTAITQSEYPGYVQSMSAWQNAAAKVQQKNLFDGIRVEQPAKMAALNQPFDDALQDIFRGRRPVSELKTAVKQWQDNGGNEGRDFYAKVLSDNGR, translated from the coding sequence GTGACCGGACCAGAGAGCGGCGGCACCAGCCGCCGGACCTTCATCTCCCTGCTCGGCGCCGGCGCGGCGGCGGCCGCGGGCGGCGTGACGCTGACCGGATGCTCGGACGGCGGTTCGGGGTCCAGTACGACGGGCCGCGCCGAGACCGAGGACAAGCTGTCCGGCCTGCTGCCGAAGTACATCGAGTACGAGTCGGTCAAGCCGGACCTGCCGGGGGAGAACGGCGCCTCGCCGGGCTTCTCGCGGTACCCGGGCGAGCTCAAGCGCGCCGTACCGGACACGATGGTGCCGAGCGGCAAGGAAGTGTCGGCGATGACGCCGCTGTGGAGCCCGATGCCGCCGGGTCTGGGGAAGAACTCGTACTTCGACGCGAACAACGAGCGGATCGGTGCGCCGGTCCGGTTCAACATCCTCAACGGCAACGACTACGGCGACAAGCTCGGACCGATCCTTGCGGCCGGCAACGTTCCGGAGCTGCTGTGCATCCCGGGCTGGAACATCGCCAGCCTGACCCGGTTCGGGCAGGCCGCGGACAAGCTGTTCGAGGACCTCACGCCGTACCTGGCCGGCGACAAGGCGTCGGCGTACCCGATGCTGGCGAACCTGCCGACCCGGGCCTGGGCGTACGGCGTCTGGAACAACCAGCTCAAGGCGGTGCCGTTCCCGTCGGACGGCTTCCCCTGGATGCTGATGTACCGCAAGGACCTGTTCGACCAGTTCGGCGCGGAGCCGCCGAAGAACTCCGGCGAGCTCCTGGCGCTGGGCAAGCAACTGACCGACGCCAAGGCAGGTCGATGGGCCTTCGGCGGGGTCTCGGACGAGATGATCCGGATGTTCGGGGCACCGGCCGGGTGGCGCAAGGAGTCCGACGGCAAGCTGGTCCACAAGATCGAGACGCCGGAGTTCGCGGAGGCGGTCGCCTTCGTCCGGCAGCTGTTCCAGTCCGGCTACGTGCACCCCGAGGTGGTCGCCAACGCGGCCGCGGACGAGAACGCGCTGTTCGAGGGCGGCAAGCTGCTGATCCGCCAGAACGGGCTCGGCGGCTGGGCCGAGTCCCTGCAGCGCCAGCAGTCGGTCAACCCGAAGTACAACCCGCAGCCGGTGATGCCGTTCGCGCACGACGGCGGGACGCCGATCACCTGGGGCGGTGAGCCGGCCGGCATCTTCACCTTCGTGAAGAAGGGCCTCGGCGAAGCGCGGGTCAAGGAGCTGCTCGGCGTCCTGAACTACACCGCCGCGCCGTTCGGCACCGAGGAGTACCAGCTCTACAACTACGGCCTCGAGGGCAAGCACTACACCCGCCAGCCGTCCGGCGCCCCGAAGCTCACCGCGCTGGGCCAGAAGGAGGTGTCGCAGACCTACATCTTCCTCGGCGGCCGGCCGACGGCCATCACCCAGAGCGAGTACCCGGGCTATGTGCAGTCGATGAGCGCCTGGCAGAACGCCGCGGCCAAGGTGCAGCAGAAGAACCTCTTCGACGGCATCCGGGTCGAGCAGCCCGCCAAGATGGCCGCGCTGAACCAGCCGTTCGACGACGCCCTGCAGGACATCTTCCGCGGCCGCCGTCCGGTCAGCGAGCTGAAGACGGCCGTCAAGCAGTGGCAGGACAACGGCGGCAACGAAGGCCGCGACTTCTACGCCAAGGTCCTCAGTGACAACGGGCGCTAA
- a CDS encoding carbohydrate ABC transporter permease, translated as MTTTRAVWEEEPTAVGRIGKPLVLALIALVVAFPLYVVVVTSLSTTEAVTRAGGLVVVPRELTVSAYVQLLSGGVVTRALLISVVITLVGTAFSLGITVLAAYGLSRPGSLFHRPLLFVVLLTFLFGPGIIPSYLVVNALGLIDNYASLILPAAVSAFNLIVMRSFFMGIPNELIDSARIDGAGEFAILRRIVLPLSKAVVAVVGLFYAVGYWNAFFNALLYINDNTKWPLQMVLRTYIVQQQPLPTGAGGVATGVGLGLSPAPGLAIKMAIVVIAIVPVLLVYPFIQRHFQKGVIIGAVKG; from the coding sequence ATGACGACAACACGAGCTGTCTGGGAGGAAGAACCGACCGCGGTCGGGCGGATCGGCAAGCCTTTGGTGCTGGCGCTGATCGCACTCGTGGTCGCGTTCCCGTTGTACGTCGTGGTGGTGACGAGCCTGTCCACGACGGAGGCCGTGACCCGGGCCGGCGGGTTGGTCGTCGTACCGCGGGAGCTCACGGTGTCGGCGTACGTGCAGTTGCTGTCGGGTGGGGTGGTGACCCGGGCGCTGCTGATCAGCGTGGTGATCACGCTGGTCGGTACGGCGTTCAGTCTCGGGATCACCGTGCTCGCGGCGTACGGGTTGTCGCGGCCGGGATCGCTGTTCCACCGGCCGTTGCTGTTCGTCGTGCTGCTGACGTTCCTGTTCGGGCCGGGGATCATCCCGAGCTACCTGGTGGTCAACGCGCTCGGGCTGATCGACAACTATGCGTCGTTGATCCTGCCCGCGGCGGTGTCGGCGTTCAACCTGATCGTGATGCGGTCGTTCTTCATGGGTATCCCGAACGAGCTGATCGACAGCGCCCGGATCGACGGCGCGGGCGAGTTCGCCATTCTGCGCCGGATCGTGCTGCCGCTGTCGAAGGCCGTGGTCGCGGTCGTCGGGCTGTTCTACGCGGTCGGCTACTGGAACGCGTTCTTCAACGCGCTGCTCTACATCAACGACAACACCAAGTGGCCGCTGCAGATGGTGCTGCGGACCTACATCGTGCAGCAGCAACCACTCCCGACCGGTGCCGGCGGGGTGGCGACCGGGGTCGGCCTGGGACTGTCGCCGGCGCCGGGGCTCGCGATCAAGATGGCGATCGTGGTGATCGCGATCGTGCCGGTCCTGCTGGTCTACCCGTTCATCCAGCGGCACTTCCAGAAGGGCGTCATCATCGGCGCAGTGAAAGGCTAG
- a CDS encoding ABC transporter permease — protein MTTGAKPSSGDFVHRVRTVSGSAYGTRARSRAAATGGMGFRHRFRRDWPLLLMVLPVVVLLGVFHYFPTLGNVIAFQDYSPYAGIRGSDFIGFANFNRMFSEPAFWKAVANTLSITAAQLAFFFPIPIALALLLNSVLSSKVRNLVQGVVYLPHFFSWVLVVSLFQQMIGGAGLLAQTLRDNGHQAVDLMTKPDTFILLVTAQAVWKDAGWGMIVFLAALSTINPALYEAAAADGANRWRRLWHITLPGLRPVIVLLLILRLGDALTVGFEQFILQRSAVGGGAAEVLDTYVYFQGLLVGDFGYGAAAGLFKGVVGLVLVLVANRFAHMVGEQGVYSRS, from the coding sequence GTGACAACGGGCGCTAAGCCGTCGAGCGGCGACTTTGTGCACCGCGTCCGTACGGTGAGCGGCTCGGCGTACGGAACTCGTGCACGAAGCCGGGCCGCCGCGACCGGCGGGATGGGGTTCCGGCATCGGTTCCGGCGGGACTGGCCGTTGCTGTTGATGGTGCTGCCGGTGGTGGTGCTGCTCGGCGTCTTCCACTACTTCCCGACGCTCGGGAACGTGATCGCCTTCCAGGACTACTCGCCGTACGCCGGGATTCGCGGCAGTGACTTCATCGGCTTCGCGAACTTCAACCGGATGTTCTCCGAGCCCGCGTTCTGGAAGGCGGTGGCGAACACGCTCTCGATCACCGCCGCCCAGCTCGCGTTCTTCTTCCCGATCCCGATCGCGCTGGCGTTGCTGCTGAACAGCGTCCTGTCGTCCAAGGTCCGCAACCTCGTCCAGGGCGTGGTGTACCTGCCGCACTTCTTCTCCTGGGTGCTGGTCGTGTCGCTGTTCCAGCAGATGATCGGCGGGGCCGGACTGCTCGCGCAGACCCTGCGCGACAACGGTCACCAGGCGGTCGACCTGATGACGAAACCGGACACGTTCATCCTGCTCGTCACCGCGCAGGCGGTCTGGAAGGACGCCGGCTGGGGCATGATCGTGTTCCTCGCCGCGCTGTCGACGATCAACCCGGCGCTCTACGAGGCCGCCGCGGCCGACGGCGCGAACCGCTGGCGCCGGCTCTGGCACATCACGCTGCCGGGTCTGCGTCCGGTGATCGTCCTGCTGCTGATCCTGCGCCTCGGCGACGCGCTGACGGTCGGGTTCGAGCAGTTCATCCTGCAACGCAGCGCCGTCGGCGGCGGCGCCGCGGAGGTGCTCGACACCTACGTCTACTTCCAGGGCCTGCTCGTCGGAGACTTCGGCTACGGCGCCGCCGCCGGTCTCTTCAAGGGCGTCGTCGGCCTGGTCCTCGTCCTGGTGGCCAACCGTTTCGCGCACATGGTGGGCGAACAGGGGGTGTATTCGCGCTCATGA
- a CDS encoding beta-galactosidase, producing the protein MSLWHGGDYNPEQWDPAVWKEDVELMRRAGVNLVTVGVFSWSSLEPAPGEYDFGWLDQVLDLLHDGGISVDLATPTASPPPWFSRLHPEALPVTADGVRLTHGSRDTYCVCAPGYRTAARGIARELAGRYHDHPALAMWHVHNEYGTTCYCDLAAVRFREWLRTRYGSLDRLNEAWTTAFWSQGYADWTDIEPPRKTQYLVNPTQYLDYRRFWSDELLAAFLEQKAELRAVSELPVTTNFVFGGWVPVNHAQWAAEVDVVAIDHYPDQAGSGAEEQTAFGADLARGWSGGKPWLLMEQAAGGLNDGRRWHTKEPGRMARNSLSHIARGSRGALFFQWRASRGGAEMYHSAMVPHAGPDSRRFTEIVDLGSVLPRLAEVAESNVVADVAILWDVECWWAMQGTHLPSSSLDYLAAVRSAHRHFWHAGETVDFAAPDADLSSYRLVVVPSLYLISDAAAACLAAYVEAGGQLVVGYFSGIVDTELRVRLGGYPGALTELLGVRVEEFHPLPDDGSVALSSGGHGRLWSEHLHAVSAEVVDRYAGGVLDGEPAITRHDVGAGTAWYVSTELDDNTAARLLGLSRSSLETVRRRTGETTWTFLINHGEQEVIAPVEGVELVTGARVDGELAVPAGGYAVVRSA; encoded by the coding sequence ATGAGTCTTTGGCACGGCGGTGACTACAACCCGGAGCAGTGGGACCCGGCGGTGTGGAAAGAGGACGTCGAGCTGATGCGCCGGGCCGGTGTGAACCTGGTGACTGTCGGGGTCTTCTCCTGGTCCAGCCTCGAACCGGCACCGGGTGAGTACGACTTCGGCTGGCTCGATCAGGTGCTGGACCTGCTGCACGACGGCGGGATCAGCGTGGATCTCGCCACGCCGACCGCCTCACCGCCACCGTGGTTCAGCCGGTTGCATCCCGAGGCGTTGCCGGTGACCGCGGACGGCGTACGGCTCACTCATGGCAGCCGCGACACGTACTGCGTCTGCGCGCCGGGGTACCGCACCGCCGCCCGCGGGATCGCGCGGGAGCTGGCCGGGCGGTACCACGACCACCCGGCGCTGGCGATGTGGCACGTGCACAACGAGTACGGCACCACGTGCTACTGCGATCTCGCGGCGGTCCGGTTCCGCGAGTGGCTGCGGACGCGGTACGGCTCGCTCGACCGGCTGAACGAGGCGTGGACGACGGCCTTCTGGAGCCAGGGGTACGCCGATTGGACGGACATCGAGCCGCCCCGGAAAACGCAGTACCTGGTGAATCCGACGCAGTACCTGGACTATCGCCGGTTCTGGTCCGACGAACTGCTCGCCGCGTTCCTCGAGCAGAAGGCCGAGCTCCGGGCGGTGTCCGAGCTGCCGGTCACCACGAACTTCGTGTTCGGCGGCTGGGTGCCCGTGAACCATGCACAGTGGGCCGCCGAGGTCGACGTGGTTGCCATCGACCACTATCCGGACCAGGCCGGGAGCGGCGCCGAGGAGCAGACCGCGTTCGGTGCCGACCTGGCCCGGGGCTGGTCGGGCGGGAAGCCGTGGCTGTTGATGGAGCAGGCGGCCGGTGGGCTGAACGACGGCCGGCGGTGGCACACGAAGGAGCCGGGCCGGATGGCGCGGAACAGCCTGTCGCACATCGCCCGCGGTTCGCGCGGGGCGCTGTTCTTCCAGTGGCGGGCGTCGCGCGGCGGGGCGGAGATGTACCACTCGGCGATGGTCCCGCACGCGGGCCCGGACAGCCGGAGGTTCACCGAGATCGTGGACCTCGGATCGGTGCTCCCGCGCCTGGCTGAGGTTGCCGAGAGCAACGTGGTGGCCGACGTCGCGATCCTGTGGGACGTCGAGTGCTGGTGGGCGATGCAGGGCACGCACCTGCCGTCGTCGTCACTGGACTACCTGGCGGCCGTGCGTTCCGCGCATCGGCACTTCTGGCACGCCGGGGAGACGGTCGATTTCGCGGCGCCGGATGCCGACCTCTCGTCGTACCGGCTCGTCGTGGTGCCTTCGCTCTATCTGATCTCCGACGCGGCCGCGGCGTGCCTGGCTGCTTACGTGGAAGCCGGCGGGCAGCTGGTGGTCGGGTACTTCAGCGGGATCGTGGACACGGAGCTGCGGGTACGGCTCGGCGGCTATCCCGGGGCGCTCACGGAGCTGCTCGGCGTACGGGTGGAGGAGTTCCACCCGCTGCCGGACGATGGCTCGGTCGCGTTGTCGTCGGGTGGGCACGGGCGGCTGTGGAGCGAGCACCTGCACGCCGTGTCGGCCGAGGTCGTCGATCGGTACGCCGGGGGAGTGCTGGACGGCGAGCCCGCGATCACGCGCCACGACGTGGGTGCTGGTACGGCGTGGTACGTGTCGACCGAACTGGACGACAACACCGCGGCGAGGCTGCTCGGGTTGTCGCGGTCATCGCTGGAGACGGTACGTCGGCGTACCGGCGAAACCACCTGGACGTTCCTGATCAACCACGGTGAGCAGGAGGTGATTGCGCCGGTCGAGGGTGTGGAGCTGGTGACCGGGGCGCGGGTCGATGGCGAGCTGGCCGTGCCGGCCGGCGGTTATGCGGTGGTGCGGTCGGCGTGA
- a CDS encoding glycoside hydrolase family 36 protein: MNLVWRTPELTLTFALDDGPVRLTTGPEPGSDLSQPLVEVSALGHGRSPGTNRHVDTSLGRRLRYVTHEDAGSTLRIVQEDAATGLRVTSVFEAGAGVRAWSEASLTRPGELVLDFLSSLVLGLESLEADLYSAANDWMAENRWSVQPLRAGGVPQIVRDPHYPVSKSRHAVTSTGSWSTGERLPVGVLVGPSYALGWQIEHNGPWHYELGENRHGGYLLLSGPTDQEHQWTVRLTEGDTFTSVPVSLVAGTDRDSVFAALTRQRRAVRKRRPVDDRMPLIFNDYMNTLMGDPTTEKLLPLIDAAAAVGADYFCIDAGWYAEGDWWSTVGAWQPSTTRFPGGLREVIDRIHERGMVPGLWLEPEVIGVDAPIAAELPDDAFLTRQGIRVAEHGRYLLDLRTPIARQHLDDTVDRLVTDFGVGFFKFDNNTMTGPGTDKGSTSLGHGLLEHQRALLDWLDTIQTRHPDLLIENCASGAMRMDYAMLSRLHLQSTSDQQHPLLYAPITAAAPSAVLPEQAGHWAYPITGTTAEEFTLALVNGIPGRLYLSGHLNRMTEAELDLVRAALAAHRTILGDLETLVPAWPLGLPQWDDDWIALVLGDAELSYLTLWHRAAGPAEVTFPLPAGTVQHLFPTDADGWTYTWNGDNLTVRTEVAEPSARVVQVRRPDAG; encoded by the coding sequence ATGAACCTCGTGTGGCGGACGCCCGAGCTGACCCTGACCTTCGCACTCGACGACGGTCCCGTGCGACTGACGACCGGACCTGAACCGGGATCCGACCTGAGCCAGCCGCTGGTCGAGGTCTCGGCGCTCGGGCACGGCCGCTCCCCCGGCACCAACCGTCACGTCGACACGAGCCTCGGCCGGCGCCTGCGCTACGTTACCCACGAGGACGCGGGCTCGACCCTGCGGATCGTGCAGGAGGACGCCGCCACCGGTCTCCGCGTGACCAGCGTCTTCGAGGCCGGTGCCGGCGTCCGGGCCTGGTCCGAGGCCTCCCTGACCCGCCCCGGCGAACTCGTGCTGGACTTCCTCTCGTCCCTCGTCCTCGGTCTGGAATCCCTCGAGGCCGACCTGTACTCGGCGGCCAACGACTGGATGGCCGAGAACCGCTGGTCGGTGCAGCCGCTGCGCGCGGGCGGCGTACCGCAGATCGTCCGCGATCCGCACTATCCGGTGTCGAAGAGCCGGCATGCCGTGACCAGCACCGGCTCGTGGTCGACCGGTGAGCGGCTGCCGGTCGGGGTCCTCGTTGGTCCGTCGTACGCCCTCGGCTGGCAGATCGAGCACAACGGGCCCTGGCACTACGAGCTCGGCGAGAACCGGCACGGCGGGTACCTCCTGCTCAGCGGCCCCACCGACCAGGAGCACCAGTGGACCGTGCGGCTGACCGAAGGCGACACCTTCACCAGCGTGCCGGTCTCGCTCGTCGCCGGGACCGATCGGGACAGCGTGTTCGCCGCCCTCACCCGCCAGCGGCGCGCGGTGCGGAAACGCCGCCCGGTCGACGATCGGATGCCCCTGATCTTCAACGACTACATGAACACGTTGATGGGCGATCCGACGACGGAGAAGCTGCTCCCGCTCATCGACGCCGCGGCCGCGGTCGGGGCGGACTACTTCTGCATCGACGCCGGCTGGTACGCCGAAGGCGACTGGTGGAGCACCGTCGGCGCCTGGCAGCCCTCGACCACGCGCTTTCCCGGTGGGCTCCGCGAAGTGATCGACCGGATCCATGAGCGCGGCATGGTGCCCGGCCTCTGGCTCGAGCCGGAGGTGATCGGTGTGGACGCGCCGATCGCCGCTGAACTGCCCGACGACGCGTTCCTCACCCGGCAGGGCATCCGGGTCGCCGAGCACGGCCGCTACCTCCTGGACCTGCGCACCCCGATCGCCCGGCAGCACCTCGACGACACGGTCGACCGGCTCGTCACGGACTTCGGCGTCGGCTTCTTCAAGTTCGACAACAACACGATGACCGGTCCGGGGACCGACAAGGGAAGTACATCGCTCGGCCACGGACTGCTCGAACACCAGCGCGCGCTGCTCGACTGGCTCGACACGATCCAGACCCGGCATCCGGACCTGCTGATCGAGAACTGCGCCTCGGGCGCGATGCGGATGGATTACGCGATGCTGTCCCGGCTGCATCTGCAGTCCACCTCGGACCAGCAGCACCCCTTGCTCTACGCCCCCATCACCGCCGCCGCCCCATCCGCCGTACTGCCCGAGCAAGCCGGCCATTGGGCGTATCCGATCACCGGCACCACCGCCGAAGAGTTCACGCTCGCGCTGGTCAACGGCATCCCCGGTCGCCTCTACCTCTCCGGCCACCTCAACCGCATGACGGAGGCCGAACTCGACCTGGTCCGCGCGGCGCTGGCCGCCCACCGAACGATCCTCGGCGACCTGGAGACCCTCGTTCCCGCCTGGCCGCTCGGCCTCCCGCAGTGGGACGACGACTGGATTGCCCTGGTCCTCGGCGACGCCGAGCTGTCCTATCTGACGCTCTGGCACCGCGCCGCCGGTCCCGCGGAGGTGACGTTCCCACTACCAGCGGGAACCGTCCAGCACCTCTTCCCCACCGACGCCGATGGCTGGACCTACACCTGGAACGGCGACAACCTGACCGTGAGAACGGAGGTGGCCGAGCCGTCCGCGCGGGTCGTCCAAGTCCGTCGACCGGACGCAGGGTAG